The following proteins are encoded in a genomic region of Reichenbachiella sp.:
- a CDS encoding VOC family protein, which produces MRILIYIWLIFVLSMSSQAQNTPPNDLTPYFNAIIVSNMDSSLVWYQQTLGYEVLNSKQFPEMGFKQANLKKGNASLELIELNSAIDPKELILNYDSKTKVLGLFKLGFQVDDFDLWIAFLKLKQVSFNGGVVKDETTGKRIVIILDPDSNRIQLFER; this is translated from the coding sequence ATGAGGATTCTGATTTACATATGGCTAATTTTCGTATTATCCATGTCAAGTCAGGCGCAAAATACACCTCCCAATGATCTTACCCCGTACTTCAATGCCATCATCGTTAGCAACATGGATTCGTCTTTGGTCTGGTATCAGCAAACTTTAGGATATGAAGTACTGAACAGTAAGCAATTCCCGGAAATGGGCTTCAAACAAGCCAATCTTAAAAAAGGAAATGCTAGTCTCGAACTGATTGAACTCAATTCCGCCATTGACCCGAAAGAGCTTATTCTTAATTACGATAGTAAAACAAAAGTGTTAGGCCTATTCAAGCTTGGATTTCAAGTTGATGATTTTGATCTATGGATTGCATTTCTAAAATTGAAACAAGTATCATTCAATGGTGGTGTAGTTAAAGACGAAACCACTGGAAAGCGAATAGTCATTATATTGGATCCAGACAGCAATCGTATACAATTATTTGAAAGATAG
- a CDS encoding HAMP domain-containing sensor histidine kinase — translation MKSEYNKILNRQIKKFSNGKGIPEDLAPLFGSISEFYDNFERDQKLVERVMDLSSDELMDSNLELKKLNEEMDRFVYSTSHDLRAPLLSILGLLNIIESENTQYDIKGYLKLLRDSTVKLDRFISDIIDYSRNTRLEINCVEVDFAAVIDESFKHLNYMPGCSTLLKLINIDDHTKLYSDDRRLSIIFNNLISNAIKYQKPDIEDSFVNIEAEITASELKVEIEDNGVGIEEKYLDHIFDMFYRASPEAKGSGLGLYIVQETLEKLQGNIEVESTYGEGTKFTVTIPNMILGA, via the coding sequence ATGAAGTCAGAGTATAATAAAATATTGAACCGGCAGATTAAGAAATTTTCGAATGGAAAGGGTATTCCCGAAGACCTGGCTCCACTATTCGGAAGTATCAGTGAATTCTACGATAATTTTGAAAGAGATCAAAAGCTTGTTGAAAGGGTAATGGATTTGAGTTCGGATGAATTGATGGATTCAAATCTGGAGCTCAAAAAGCTCAATGAAGAAATGGATCGTTTTGTATACAGTACGTCTCATGATTTGCGAGCCCCACTCCTTTCGATTCTAGGATTACTGAATATCATAGAAAGTGAAAATACACAATATGATATCAAGGGATATCTAAAACTTCTAAGGGACAGTACCGTGAAGTTGGATAGATTCATTAGCGACATTATTGACTATTCCAGAAATACCCGATTGGAGATCAACTGTGTAGAAGTGGATTTTGCCGCAGTCATAGATGAGAGTTTCAAGCACCTCAATTACATGCCTGGTTGTTCAACTCTACTCAAACTGATCAATATTGACGACCACACCAAATTATACAGCGACGACAGAAGGCTTTCAATCATTTTCAACAACTTAATATCAAATGCTATCAAATATCAAAAACCCGATATAGAAGATAGCTTTGTCAATATTGAAGCTGAAATTACCGCTTCAGAACTCAAAGTAGAAATTGAGGATAATGGCGTTGGAATTGAAGAAAAATACCTTGATCACATTTTCGATATGTTTTATCGTGCCTCTCCAGAAGCCAAGGGCTCTGGATTAGGCTTATACATTGTGCAAGAAACGCTAGAAAAACTTCAAGGAAATATTGAGGTAGAATCTACCTACGGTGAGGGAACCAAGTTTACGGTAACGATCCCGAATATGATATTAGGCGCTTAG
- a CDS encoding FIST signal transduction protein — translation MRVEQRKWSKNLGWEILSDHKLGTKSQLVFVFGSTELVQDQKLFDEVRDIYPNAEIVVSSGSGEIMNGLVSQHTLNVTAIEFENTTIKTLEINLDDVKDSFDVGAHISAHIDKDGLSNLMIFSNGNQINGSHLLTGLQFNLSEAVPITGGLAGAYDPFSSTYTGLNNIGTEGKVIGIGFYGDKLKIGHASKAGWTPFGPERFITKSTNNILFELNDEPILDFYKKYLEGLFEDMVEAIRIYPLGIKTENGEERLLRAFLDYNQENGGALFAGDMPEGAKVRMMRSNVNSLIDAASEAATASMQPFEITNPDLAICVSCVGRQFVLQDWTGEEVEGMTAAFGDNIPTAGFYSYGEIAPQGPNKKSALHNHTMTITTFKELV, via the coding sequence ATGCGCGTAGAGCAAAGAAAATGGAGTAAGAATCTTGGTTGGGAAATATTGTCCGACCATAAATTAGGAACCAAATCTCAATTGGTTTTCGTCTTTGGATCTACCGAGTTGGTTCAAGACCAGAAGCTATTTGACGAGGTTCGAGATATCTATCCAAATGCAGAAATCGTAGTGAGCTCAGGGTCAGGAGAAATAATGAACGGCCTGGTTTCGCAGCACACCCTGAATGTAACAGCGATTGAATTTGAAAATACTACAATTAAAACCCTTGAGATAAACCTCGATGACGTAAAGGATAGCTTTGATGTCGGCGCCCATATTTCTGCTCATATTGACAAAGATGGTCTTTCCAACCTCATGATTTTTTCAAATGGCAATCAAATCAACGGATCTCACTTGCTCACCGGACTTCAGTTTAACTTATCTGAAGCGGTACCTATTACTGGAGGACTGGCAGGAGCCTATGACCCCTTCTCTTCTACTTATACCGGACTTAATAATATTGGCACAGAGGGTAAAGTTATTGGTATTGGTTTTTATGGAGATAAATTAAAAATTGGTCATGCATCGAAGGCCGGGTGGACACCTTTTGGTCCAGAAAGATTTATCACAAAGTCTACCAACAACATTCTATTTGAGTTAAACGATGAGCCTATTCTCGATTTTTATAAAAAATATTTGGAAGGTCTTTTCGAAGATATGGTCGAGGCCATCAGAATCTATCCGCTTGGAATCAAAACTGAAAATGGAGAAGAGCGCTTACTACGAGCTTTTCTTGACTATAACCAAGAAAACGGAGGGGCCCTTTTTGCCGGTGATATGCCTGAGGGGGCCAAAGTGAGGATGATGCGTTCTAATGTCAATTCCTTAATCGACGCCGCTAGTGAGGCTGCTACTGCCAGTATGCAACCATTTGAAATCACAAACCCAGACTTGGCTATTTGCGTGAGTTGTGTAGGTCGTCAATTTGTACTCCAGGATTGGACAGGAGAAGAAGTAGAGGGAATGACTGCTGCATTCGGGGACAACATTCCAACTGCAGGTTTTTATTCTTATGGTGAGATTGCCCCACAAGGGCCGAATAAGAAAAGTGCGCTTCATAATCATACTATGACCATTACCACTTTTAAAGAACTCGTATGA
- a CDS encoding PLP-dependent aminotransferase family protein produces the protein MLPWKSIITINRKENRPVYLQVSDAVISEIMKGRIQKGLRMPGSRTLANELNINRKTVLQAYDELMAQGWMEIIPTKGTFIKQSLPEIKQQPLGQLIEKKAIEVSNSSKYDMPRGEHVIDDGTPDYRLAPIDLLLKTARSVSKGVVGKSVLLGNHFFGEITLRKNLSNYLSSTRAINGSPENILITRGSQMAIYLAFTTLLSKGDQVIVGELNYHSADRAIKSAGGQLIKVPVTTEGLDLSAVEKEVKRGKIRAMYITPHHQYPTTVTMPVENRMRLLELAEKYDFYIIEDDYDYDYHYNRSPILPLASIDQSGRVIYIGSFSKILVPSIRIGYMFANETITKKCGELRMIIDKLGDPIMERALAEMLANNEIDRFLKKAVNTYKERRDLFCQKLKEGLKNEITFNKPIGGMAVWVTFKNVKIKELIETAAKHQLTLKIDVYEHTERACRFGFASMTLEEIESNTALMVKTIKTILGR, from the coding sequence ATGCTTCCGTGGAAATCCATTATCACAATCAATCGAAAAGAAAATAGACCGGTTTATCTCCAAGTATCAGATGCTGTGATTAGTGAAATTATGAAGGGCAGGATTCAAAAAGGACTAAGAATGCCTGGAAGCAGGACTTTAGCCAATGAACTCAATATAAACCGTAAAACTGTACTACAAGCCTATGATGAACTCATGGCACAAGGTTGGATGGAGATTATTCCCACCAAAGGCACATTTATCAAGCAGTCTCTTCCTGAAATAAAACAACAACCTCTTGGGCAGTTAATTGAAAAAAAGGCAATAGAAGTGTCAAACTCATCGAAATATGACATGCCTCGCGGAGAACACGTGATAGATGATGGCACGCCAGACTATCGATTAGCCCCCATTGATCTATTGCTAAAAACTGCTCGTTCAGTATCCAAAGGTGTAGTAGGCAAATCTGTACTTTTAGGCAATCATTTTTTCGGTGAAATCACATTAAGAAAGAATCTCTCCAACTACCTCTCCTCTACCAGAGCCATCAATGGTTCGCCCGAAAACATTCTAATTACTAGAGGCAGTCAAATGGCTATCTATCTTGCTTTTACCACTTTGTTGTCCAAAGGAGACCAAGTGATAGTTGGAGAATTAAACTATCATTCTGCAGATCGTGCCATTAAATCGGCTGGTGGTCAACTAATAAAAGTTCCCGTAACTACCGAGGGCCTGGATTTAAGTGCAGTAGAAAAAGAAGTTAAAAGAGGTAAAATTAGAGCGATGTATATCACTCCACATCACCAATATCCTACCACGGTAACCATGCCAGTAGAAAACCGGATGCGATTGCTTGAGCTTGCCGAAAAATATGATTTCTATATTATTGAAGATGATTACGATTATGACTACCATTATAATCGATCCCCCATTTTGCCATTAGCAAGCATAGATCAAAGTGGAAGAGTCATTTATATTGGTTCATTTAGCAAAATTCTAGTTCCTTCGATTCGTATTGGATACATGTTTGCCAATGAAACAATAACCAAAAAATGTGGAGAACTAAGAATGATCATTGACAAACTGGGCGATCCGATTATGGAAAGGGCTTTGGCTGAAATGCTAGCCAATAATGAAATAGATCGATTCTTAAAAAAAGCTGTTAACACCTATAAAGAAAGGCGAGATCTATTTTGTCAAAAACTAAAAGAAGGGCTTAAAAACGAAATTACTTTCAACAAACCTATCGGAGGAATGGCCGTTTGGGTCACATTCAAAAATGTAAAAATCAAAGAGTTAATCGAAACAGCCGCAAAGCACCAATTAACCTTAAAAATTGATGTATATGAACACACCGAAAGAGCTTGCAGGTTTGGCTTCGCATCTATGACACTCGAAGAAATTGAATCAAACACTGCATTAATGGTAAAGACTATTAAAACAATTCTGGGACGATAA
- a CDS encoding pyridoxamine 5'-phosphate oxidase family protein, with protein MEQFEKTAKNKVVRGAKRATYDKEQVFNILDAGCICHISFVMNDEPFIIPTAYGRDGETIYVHGSVKSRTMKAIKEGIPVCMAVTHLDGLVLARSAFHHSANYRSVVLFGTAEEVESNEDKNHGLFVITENILKGRWNECREPSQKELDITSVLKFKIDAASAKIRTGDPVDEAEDYNLDVWAGVLPINNKYDEPISDQKLADGIVVSDSAILAWQNSNG; from the coding sequence ATGGAACAATTTGAAAAGACAGCTAAAAACAAAGTAGTTCGCGGAGCGAAAAGAGCGACTTACGATAAAGAACAGGTTTTTAATATCCTGGATGCAGGATGCATTTGTCATATAAGTTTTGTGATGAATGACGAACCCTTCATTATTCCAACGGCTTACGGTCGAGATGGAGAAACCATTTATGTTCATGGCTCGGTGAAGAGTAGAACAATGAAGGCGATTAAAGAAGGTATTCCAGTATGCATGGCTGTTACTCATTTGGACGGTTTAGTATTGGCTCGTTCTGCATTTCATCATTCTGCGAACTATAGATCTGTAGTGCTGTTTGGTACTGCCGAGGAAGTAGAGTCCAACGAAGATAAAAACCATGGTTTGTTCGTAATTACTGAAAACATACTGAAAGGCAGATGGAACGAATGTCGTGAACCTAGTCAGAAAGAGTTGGATATTACTTCTGTTTTGAAATTTAAGATCGATGCCGCATCCGCCAAAATTAGAACTGGCGACCCTGTAGATGAAGCAGAAGATTATAATTTGGATGTTTGGGCTGGTGTATTGCCTATTAACAATAAATATGACGAACCAATTTCAGATCAGAAATTGGCTGATGGAATTGTAGTGAGTGACTCAGCGATACTTGCATGGCAAAACTCAAACGGATAG
- a CDS encoding gamma carbonic anhydrase family protein, whose product MSLIRKLNGVEPKYGSDCWFAETAAIIGDVTMGHHCTVWYNAVVRGDVNSITIGNYTNIQDGAIIHCTYQKAATVIGNRVSIGHNAIVHGCTLEDNVLIGMGAIVMDHVVVQSGSIIGAGAIVLENTIIEPNSVYVGNPARKVKDIGEKGLGMIERTADNYVKYAGWFQE is encoded by the coding sequence ATGAGTTTGATCAGAAAACTGAATGGCGTAGAGCCAAAATATGGAAGTGATTGTTGGTTTGCCGAGACAGCTGCTATAATTGGTGATGTGACCATGGGGCATCACTGCACCGTATGGTACAATGCAGTGGTTCGAGGAGATGTGAACTCCATTACCATTGGTAACTATACCAATATTCAAGACGGTGCTATTATTCATTGTACCTACCAAAAAGCCGCAACGGTTATTGGTAATAGAGTTTCCATCGGTCACAATGCCATAGTTCATGGATGTACATTAGAGGATAATGTGTTGATAGGGATGGGTGCCATCGTCATGGATCATGTAGTAGTACAAAGTGGCTCTATTATTGGAGCTGGCGCCATTGTTTTGGAAAATACCATTATTGAGCCTAACTCTGTTTATGTTGGCAACCCTGCCAGAAAAGTGAAAGACATAGGTGAAAAAGGGTTGGGTATGATAGAACGTACTGCCGATAACTATGTAAAATATGCTGGTTGGTTTCAAGAATAA
- a CDS encoding DinB family protein: MKRISKPNTSEYHKFFAGYVGQVGDHDVLEMIIKQKDEFLKFFKVIPGDRHNYAYAEGKWTIKQVLRHMIDAERMFGYRAMSIARGEKAKLPGFDDHLYVEMADDSKNSMEDLLKEFETLREGHIQMISNFTIQATERMGNANGTDVSVRAIIYIIAGHVAHHKQIITERYLEHV, translated from the coding sequence ATGAAGCGAATATCAAAACCTAATACTAGCGAGTATCATAAATTCTTTGCAGGCTATGTTGGCCAGGTAGGAGATCATGATGTGCTGGAAATGATCATCAAACAGAAAGACGAATTCCTTAAATTTTTTAAAGTCATTCCTGGCGATAGGCATAATTATGCTTATGCGGAAGGGAAGTGGACAATCAAACAAGTATTGAGGCACATGATTGATGCTGAACGGATGTTTGGCTATCGAGCCATGTCAATCGCTAGAGGCGAAAAAGCAAAATTACCTGGGTTTGATGATCATTTGTATGTGGAGATGGCTGACGATTCTAAAAATTCAATGGAAGACTTGCTGAAAGAATTTGAGACGCTTAGAGAAGGTCACATCCAAATGATTTCCAATTTCACCATACAAGCCACCGAACGAATGGGTAATGCCAATGGAACTGATGTTTCTGTTAGAGCAATTATTTATATCATTGCAGGGCATGTAGCCCATCATAAACAAATCATTACCGAAAGATATTTAGAGCATGTTTGA
- a CDS encoding acyl-CoA thioesterase, producing the protein MFEFDPSKKYQKTTKSRSVIRFQDCDPLKHLNNAKYFDYFFNAREDKVPKLYGMQMSEIYKAFDAIWVVYNHQIAYIRPAGMGEWVKIFSRIIWHNHNTMVVEYFMTNDEETELKTMLWTKLRYVNEKGQSTTHPAKLVEFLSSVSYDDIDYEDIDFDMRVRQLKNEVANAAIKIF; encoded by the coding sequence ATGTTTGAGTTTGACCCTTCAAAGAAATATCAAAAAACTACTAAATCAAGATCCGTTATTCGATTTCAAGACTGTGATCCGCTAAAACACTTGAACAACGCCAAATACTTTGACTACTTCTTTAATGCGAGAGAAGATAAAGTTCCTAAACTCTATGGCATGCAAATGTCTGAGATATATAAGGCGTTTGATGCGATATGGGTGGTGTACAATCATCAAATAGCTTATATCCGACCGGCTGGCATGGGGGAATGGGTGAAAATATTTTCAAGAATCATTTGGCATAACCACAATACCATGGTAGTGGAATACTTCATGACAAATGACGAAGAAACTGAGTTAAAGACCATGCTTTGGACGAAGCTAAGATACGTCAATGAAAAAGGGCAGTCGACTACTCATCCGGCCAAGTTGGTGGAATTTTTATCTTCGGTGTCCTATGATGATATTGACTATGAAGATATTGATTTCGATATGCGGGTACGTCAGCTGAAAAATGAAGTAGCGAACGCTGCCATCAAAATATTCTAA
- a CDS encoding RsmE family RNA methyltransferase — translation MNFYYHPNPEENNTLSQEESAHLVKVFRAKSGDEIAIMDGLGKSYLAKIMDPNPRKCTFEIIETKTADPKNYGVHIAIAPTKNIDRLEWFVEKSCEMGVNEISLIQTQRSERKKVKLDRLEKKAISAMKQSKNFWKCKINELIKVDQFIESHKNIENKFVAYVETGSEDLLQKKIKPNSNALILIGPEGDFTPAEVDHLKSSNFELVSLGDHVLRTETAGIAAVHTVNLVNQGL, via the coding sequence TTGAATTTCTATTATCACCCCAATCCAGAAGAAAACAATACGCTCAGCCAAGAAGAGTCTGCTCATCTGGTCAAAGTTTTTCGAGCTAAATCAGGAGATGAAATTGCAATTATGGATGGTTTAGGCAAAAGCTATCTGGCAAAAATCATGGACCCAAACCCAAGAAAGTGCACTTTTGAGATCATTGAAACTAAAACTGCAGATCCTAAAAACTACGGTGTTCATATTGCTATTGCTCCTACGAAAAACATAGATCGATTGGAATGGTTTGTTGAGAAGTCTTGTGAAATGGGAGTGAATGAGATTTCACTTATTCAAACTCAAAGAAGCGAAAGAAAGAAAGTGAAATTAGACCGGCTCGAAAAAAAGGCAATAAGCGCCATGAAACAATCTAAAAACTTTTGGAAATGCAAAATCAACGAATTGATCAAAGTTGACCAATTCATTGAAAGCCATAAAAACATTGAAAACAAGTTTGTTGCTTATGTAGAGACTGGATCGGAAGACTTACTACAAAAAAAAATAAAGCCCAACTCGAACGCTTTGATTTTAATAGGACCTGAAGGCGATTTTACTCCAGCAGAAGTTGATCACTTGAAATCATCCAATTTTGAATTAGTTTCACTTGGAGATCATGTCTTGCGCACAGAGACCGCAGGCATTGCAGCTGTGCATACGGTTAACCTTGTGAATCAAGGTCTTTAG
- a CDS encoding glutamine synthetase III has protein sequence MAHLRFKALDLVQSRSKIEFNLPEGKISDFFGELAFGTEQMRASLSSDVFKKVDKAIKRGKKIDAETAEAVAAAVKTWAMSKGVTHYTHWFQPLTGATAEKHDSFFDPSKGLEQFKGSALVQQEPDASSFPNGGIRSTFEARGYTAWDPSSPIFIIDTTLCIPTIFVAYTGEALDYKAPLLKSMDAVDRAATRVCKLFDRNVTQVTASLGWEQEYFVVDKALYAARPDLVMAGRTVFGHNPARGQQLDDHYFGTITPRVFEFMKEFEYECQRLGIPVMTRHNEVAPAQFECAPMYEEVNKGTDHNQLLKDVMDKVALKHDLKILFHEKPFAGLNGSGKHNNWSLITDTGVNLFQPSSSARENLQFLVYLVCTLKAVHEHADLLRASIASAGNDHRLGANEAPPAIISAFIGQQLTSVLDELEKNRDVKVDKGDNVYMKLGIDKIPEIILDNTDRNRTSPFAFTGNKFEFRAVGSDANVANPMTVLNTIVAERLNQFYTKVTSRIDKEGVDKKLAIIGELREYILESKAIRFEGDGYSQEWADEAEKRGLSNVKDTARALDFYVSDAAKAVFINNKIMSDVEIEARHEIMLENYIMKLQIESRVMGDLALNHILPTAIAYQNKLIKNAQGLKDLGVDNTEVVETIKQISEYASSVKSNTLAMIEARKKANNIEDSRDRAIAYCDEVKAAYFDKIRYAVDKLELFVDDEDWPLVKYRELLFIR, from the coding sequence ATGGCACATTTAAGATTCAAAGCGCTGGATTTAGTACAATCCAGATCTAAGATTGAATTCAATTTGCCAGAAGGAAAAATCTCTGACTTCTTCGGAGAACTTGCTTTTGGTACTGAGCAGATGAGAGCATCTCTTTCATCAGATGTTTTTAAGAAAGTAGATAAAGCCATCAAGAGAGGTAAGAAAATTGACGCGGAAACAGCAGAAGCTGTAGCTGCAGCAGTGAAAACTTGGGCGATGAGCAAGGGTGTGACGCACTATACACACTGGTTTCAACCACTCACTGGTGCTACCGCTGAAAAGCACGATTCATTTTTTGATCCATCAAAAGGGTTGGAGCAATTCAAAGGAAGTGCTTTAGTACAACAAGAGCCAGATGCTTCTTCTTTCCCAAATGGTGGAATTAGAAGTACATTCGAAGCGAGAGGATATACAGCTTGGGATCCAAGCTCACCGATTTTCATTATTGATACTACGCTTTGTATTCCTACCATATTTGTGGCCTATACGGGTGAAGCGCTTGATTATAAAGCTCCATTGTTGAAATCAATGGATGCTGTAGATAGAGCCGCTACAAGAGTATGTAAGTTGTTTGATCGTAATGTGACTCAGGTAACCGCCTCATTAGGTTGGGAGCAGGAGTATTTTGTAGTGGATAAAGCATTGTATGCCGCGCGACCAGATTTGGTTATGGCTGGCAGAACAGTATTTGGACACAACCCTGCAAGAGGCCAGCAATTAGACGATCACTATTTCGGTACGATTACTCCAAGAGTATTTGAGTTCATGAAAGAATTCGAATATGAATGTCAGCGATTGGGTATTCCAGTAATGACTCGACACAATGAGGTGGCACCAGCTCAGTTTGAATGTGCGCCGATGTACGAGGAGGTTAATAAAGGAACTGATCACAATCAATTATTGAAGGATGTGATGGATAAGGTGGCTTTGAAGCACGATTTGAAGATTCTTTTCCATGAGAAGCCTTTTGCTGGATTAAATGGTAGTGGGAAGCATAATAACTGGTCTTTGATCACGGATACTGGAGTCAACCTTTTCCAACCAAGTAGTAGTGCAAGAGAGAATCTACAGTTTTTGGTGTATTTAGTTTGTACGCTAAAGGCAGTTCATGAGCATGCTGATTTGTTGAGAGCGAGTATTGCCTCTGCAGGTAATGATCATAGACTAGGAGCAAATGAAGCTCCTCCTGCAATCATTTCAGCATTTATTGGGCAACAGCTGACAAGCGTGCTTGATGAGCTAGAAAAGAATAGAGATGTAAAAGTTGACAAAGGAGATAATGTTTACATGAAATTGGGAATTGACAAAATCCCTGAAATCATACTTGATAATACTGATAGAAACAGAACTTCACCTTTCGCCTTTACTGGAAATAAATTCGAATTTAGAGCGGTAGGATCTGATGCCAATGTTGCCAATCCAATGACTGTGTTGAACACGATTGTTGCAGAGCGACTAAATCAGTTTTATACCAAAGTGACAAGTCGTATCGACAAAGAAGGAGTAGATAAAAAATTAGCCATTATAGGCGAATTGAGAGAATACATTTTGGAATCTAAAGCTATCAGATTCGAAGGAGACGGTTATTCTCAGGAATGGGCTGATGAAGCTGAAAAGAGAGGTTTGTCTAATGTGAAGGATACAGCAAGAGCGCTTGATTTTTATGTGAGCGATGCAGCTAAGGCGGTTTTTATAAACAACAAGATCATGAGTGATGTTGAAATAGAAGCACGTCATGAAATAATGTTGGAGAATTACATCATGAAACTGCAAATTGAATCTAGGGTGATGGGTGATTTGGCCTTGAATCACATTTTGCCTACTGCTATTGCTTATCAAAATAAGTTGATAAAAAATGCGCAGGGTTTGAAGGATCTTGGCGTAGATAACACAGAGGTAGTGGAGACTATCAAGCAAATATCTGAATACGCTTCAAGTGTAAAATCTAATACCTTGGCGATGATCGAAGCACGTAAGAAAGCCAATAACATTGAAGATAGTAGAGATCGTGCCATCGCCTACTGTGATGAAGTAAAAGCAGCATATTTCGATAAGATTAGATATGCAGTAGACAAATTGGAGTTGTTCGTAGATGACGAAGATTGGCCACTTGTAAAATATAGAGAGTTATTATTTATTAGATAA
- a CDS encoding phytanoyl-CoA dioxygenase family protein: protein MTQTYTKALTLFWKENSYVHIPGLFKDRINELSTWIDEISNWGPGIDKWMSYYEMDNPSQLSRVENFIPYHDGMKEIFTGKTITSLISELMQEPAVLYKERINYKSPGGGPHAAHQDGVAYEQGENSSFDPKIAPYLSILVSVDEATEENGCLQVVPNWPLDSLEIIPMEAPYADRPEYKKIKQSIEDSLTWKKLPAQPGDALIFTERLPHRSEPNHSDKTRRIIYGVYNPLSDGGDKREKYYTDKKQNPNDARYMVGNPHAPSL from the coding sequence ATGACACAAACTTATACCAAAGCACTAACCCTGTTTTGGAAAGAAAACTCGTATGTTCATATTCCCGGACTCTTTAAGGATCGTATCAACGAATTATCTACTTGGATAGATGAAATATCCAATTGGGGGCCTGGTATTGACAAATGGATGTCCTATTATGAAATGGATAACCCGAGTCAGCTTTCACGTGTAGAAAACTTCATTCCTTATCATGATGGCATGAAGGAAATATTCACTGGAAAAACGATCACCTCTTTGATCTCAGAGTTGATGCAAGAGCCTGCAGTTTTATACAAAGAAAGAATTAATTACAAATCTCCAGGTGGTGGCCCACATGCGGCTCATCAAGATGGCGTGGCCTATGAGCAAGGAGAGAATTCCTCATTCGACCCAAAGATTGCTCCTTACCTATCCATATTAGTTAGTGTAGATGAAGCAACCGAGGAAAATGGTTGTTTACAGGTAGTTCCCAATTGGCCACTTGATTCATTAGAAATTATTCCAATGGAAGCTCCATATGCTGACCGACCAGAATATAAGAAAATCAAACAAAGCATTGAGGATTCACTCACTTGGAAAAAGCTACCAGCTCAACCCGGAGATGCTTTGATTTTTACTGAAAGGTTGCCTCATCGATCCGAGCCCAATCACTCTGATAAAACCAGAAGAATTATATATGGAGTTTACAATCCATTATCTGATGGTGGTGATAAGAGAGAGAAGTATTATACGGATAAAAAACAAAACCCAAATGATGCGCGTTATATGGTAGGCAATCCACACGCTCCTAGCCTTTAG